One genomic region from Phycisphaeraceae bacterium encodes:
- a CDS encoding 6-phosphofructokinase gives MGELIAGNAIIGQSGGPTAVINQSLVGVVQGLRSRGAGTSGHPIGKILGMRHGVRGLTEGELVDLTDLPHDRGELLAQTPSAGLGSTRDKPNQDYCERILRACKQHNVRYFFYIGGNDSSDTCRIVNELAGDSGYELRCFHIPKTVDNDLVENDHTPGFPSAARFVAKACMADFLDNISLPGIKINVIMGRHAGFLTAASALARRDDRYEFEGGTTDGPQLIYLPEVPFEIERFVQDVAEVYDRRRRCHIAVSEGISDASGKSIGATLIKNAQTDAHGNVQLSGSGALGDQLADLLKERLTPVGGKPVRVRADTFGYVQRCFPDPSPVDQSEARGVGRFAARLAMSGDLDGSVSIKRANAPGSGQPYAARFERVDLKAVAAKTRHMPSEFIEGHNNVSRAFLDYCRPLVGELPLYERL, from the coding sequence ATGGGCGAATTGATCGCGGGCAATGCCATCATCGGGCAGTCGGGCGGGCCAACTGCCGTCATCAATCAGAGTCTGGTTGGAGTGGTTCAGGGCTTGCGGTCGCGCGGAGCCGGAACGTCCGGGCATCCGATCGGCAAGATCCTCGGCATGCGCCATGGGGTGCGCGGGCTGACCGAAGGTGAACTGGTCGATCTGACCGATCTGCCGCACGATCGCGGCGAACTGCTGGCACAAACTCCATCGGCCGGGCTGGGTTCGACACGCGACAAGCCCAATCAGGATTACTGCGAGCGCATTCTGCGGGCTTGCAAGCAGCACAATGTGCGGTACTTTTTTTATATCGGGGGGAACGACAGTTCTGACACCTGCCGCATTGTCAACGAACTCGCGGGCGACAGCGGGTATGAGCTGCGGTGCTTCCATATTCCGAAGACGGTCGACAACGATCTGGTGGAGAACGACCACACGCCGGGGTTTCCGTCGGCGGCTCGCTTTGTCGCCAAGGCCTGCATGGCGGACTTTCTGGACAACATTTCATTGCCGGGCATCAAGATCAATGTCATCATGGGTCGGCATGCGGGGTTCCTGACAGCTGCATCGGCATTGGCGCGGCGTGATGATCGTTACGAGTTCGAAGGTGGGACGACCGACGGGCCTCAGTTGATCTACCTGCCCGAGGTGCCGTTCGAGATCGAGCGGTTTGTGCAGGATGTGGCCGAGGTGTATGACCGGCGCCGTCGGTGCCACATCGCGGTGTCGGAGGGCATTTCGGACGCGAGCGGGAAATCGATCGGCGCGACGCTGATCAAAAACGCGCAGACCGATGCGCATGGCAATGTGCAGTTGTCGGGCTCTGGAGCGCTGGGCGATCAGCTTGCGGATCTGCTCAAGGAGCGGCTGACTCCGGTCGGCGGCAAGCCCGTGCGCGTGCGGGCCGATACCTTTGGGTATGTGCAGCGGTGCTTCCCTGATCCATCGCCGGTGGATCAGAGCGAAGCCCGAGGCGTGGGGCGATTCGCAGCGAGGCTTGCGATGTCGGGCGATCTTGATGGCTCGGTTTCGATCAAGCGTGCCAATGCTCCGGGCAGCGGCCAGCCCTACGCGGCGAGATTCGAGCGCGTTGATCTGAAGGCTGTTGCTGCCAAGACGCGCCATATGCCGTCCGAGTTCATCGAAGGGCATAACAATGTTTCGCGTGCGTTTCTCGACTATTGCAGGCCACTGGTGGGCGAGTTGCCGTTGTACGAACGCTTGTAG
- a CDS encoding N-acetyltransferase, whose protein sequence is MTTTILPAQPRHLAGIASIYDRECLEGIATFMTCPRTMDEWRAWLVEHDSPRHFALVAAEGDNVLGFASIAPWSPRQAYARTVESSVYVAPHAQGRGAGTLLMQAALRQVQAAGACVVIARVVDQNRHSVTFHERLGFETIGIQRRAGEKFGQLLDVRIMDKHLDQKFD, encoded by the coding sequence ATGACCACCACGATCCTGCCTGCCCAGCCGCGTCACCTCGCGGGCATCGCCAGCATCTACGACCGCGAATGCCTCGAAGGCATCGCAACGTTCATGACGTGCCCTCGCACTATGGACGAATGGCGTGCATGGCTTGTGGAGCATGATTCCCCGCGACACTTTGCCCTTGTGGCCGCCGAGGGTGACAATGTATTGGGCTTTGCTTCGATTGCGCCCTGGTCGCCGCGTCAAGCCTATGCCCGCACGGTCGAAAGCTCGGTCTATGTTGCGCCGCACGCGCAGGGCCGAGGCGCAGGAACTCTGCTGATGCAGGCTGCTCTCAGGCAGGTCCAGGCTGCAGGCGCATGCGTTGTGATCGCGCGCGTCGTAGACCAGAACCGGCACAGTGTGACCTTTCACGAACGCCTCGGGTTTGAAACAATCGGCATCCAACGCCGCGCAGGCGAGAAGTTTGGCCAACTGCTCGACGTGCGGATCATGGATAAGCACCTCGATCAGAAGTTTGATTAG
- a CDS encoding chloride channel protein has product MSNPSVLQRLRKIIAQPESVLIAIGAIVGTLTGLSAVAFAEALHKVEDLSQGLQRGMAGFGPGWMWVVLAPVIGMGLTGVLVYFFASEAKGHGVPQVMTAIIQKGGVMRARAGLVKVFASILTVGSGGSGGTEGPIVQIGSVLGSWVGQKLRVDRQQLMTLVGCGAAAGISSIFNAPIAGVFFVLEILLRDFSVRTFTPIVVSSVFSAVTTQAVLGRNQAIFTVDQMLHDTQFRVVELPSFVLLGLVCGLVAVGFNRTLHAIEDVYERIRIHPLLKPITGAVLLGLMGLAFLEVSRASGVVGDSASIPAIFGNGYSTIRHLLEPGSYTNGSPMATALVLAAMLIVFKAIATSVTLASGGSGGVFAPSLFLGAAAGAGLGTALDGLNLLPGSATPASYALVGMAAVVGASMHGPLTAILILFELTRNFSVVLPIMLAAVVATTISQVVDRDSIYTTKLRRQGVLLGGSRDLTIMRGIAVSSVQRVPLPSEPIYASDPLSKLITLHANHHVPDFVVVDAEGRYMGMVTGADMRTALIDREAIPLLLVAELLRSDLPTIVASESLATVMDKFAEHDVASLCLLDPASPDKPLALITRSNVIKRYHAALGES; this is encoded by the coding sequence ATGTCGAATCCTTCGGTCCTCCAGCGACTTCGCAAGATCATTGCTCAGCCCGAATCGGTGCTGATCGCGATCGGTGCGATTGTGGGGACACTGACCGGGCTGAGTGCGGTTGCGTTCGCCGAAGCGTTGCACAAGGTGGAGGATCTTTCGCAGGGGCTTCAGCGCGGAATGGCGGGTTTCGGGCCGGGGTGGATGTGGGTGGTCCTTGCGCCGGTTATCGGCATGGGACTCACGGGCGTGCTGGTGTATTTCTTTGCATCCGAGGCCAAGGGGCATGGCGTGCCTCAGGTGATGACTGCGATCATTCAGAAGGGCGGGGTGATGCGTGCCCGCGCGGGGCTGGTGAAGGTCTTTGCGTCGATTTTGACGGTCGGCAGCGGCGGCTCGGGCGGAACAGAAGGGCCGATCGTGCAGATCGGATCTGTGCTCGGCTCGTGGGTTGGGCAGAAGTTGCGCGTCGATCGACAGCAGTTGATGACGCTGGTCGGATGCGGGGCCGCGGCCGGAATCAGTTCGATTTTCAATGCGCCGATCGCAGGCGTGTTCTTCGTGCTGGAGATTCTGCTGCGTGATTTTTCTGTGCGGACTTTCACGCCGATTGTGGTCAGTTCGGTTTTCAGTGCGGTGACGACGCAGGCGGTGCTCGGGAGAAACCAGGCGATCTTTACAGTCGATCAGATGCTTCACGATACGCAGTTTCGGGTGGTGGAGCTTCCGAGTTTTGTGTTGCTGGGGCTGGTGTGCGGGCTGGTGGCGGTGGGGTTCAACCGCACGCTGCACGCGATCGAGGATGTGTATGAGCGGATTCGGATTCACCCGCTGCTCAAGCCGATTACGGGGGCGGTGCTGCTGGGGTTGATGGGGCTGGCTTTTCTGGAGGTTTCGCGCGCCAGCGGCGTGGTCGGCGACAGCGCGAGCATTCCGGCGATCTTTGGCAATGGATACTCGACAATACGCCATCTGCTCGAACCGGGCTCGTACACCAATGGTTCTCCAATGGCGACGGCGCTGGTGCTGGCGGCGATGCTGATCGTGTTCAAAGCCATCGCGACGAGCGTGACACTGGCGTCGGGGGGCTCGGGCGGGGTGTTTGCGCCGAGTCTGTTTCTCGGTGCTGCAGCAGGGGCGGGGCTGGGCACGGCGCTCGATGGGCTCAACCTGTTGCCCGGGAGCGCGACACCTGCGTCGTACGCTTTGGTCGGTATGGCAGCGGTGGTGGGCGCGTCGATGCACGGGCCTTTGACGGCGATTCTGATTCTTTTTGAACTCACACGGAATTTTTCGGTTGTGCTTCCGATCATGCTTGCGGCGGTGGTGGCCACGACCATCTCGCAGGTGGTGGATCGGGATTCGATCTACACGACCAAGTTGCGTCGACAAGGCGTGCTGCTCGGCGGGTCGCGAGATCTGACGATCATGCGCGGCATCGCGGTTTCGAGCGTGCAGCGTGTGCCGCTGCCATCAGAACCGATTTACGCGTCTGATCCGCTGAGCAAACTGATCACACTGCATGCGAACCATCATGTGCCGGATTTTGTGGTGGTCGATGCTGAGGGGCGATACATGGGGATGGTGACCGGTGCGGACATGCGCACGGCGTTGATCGACCGCGAGGCGATTCCCTTGCTTCTGGTGGCGGAGTTGTTGCGGAGTGACCTGCCGACAATTGTGGCCAGTGAGTCGCTGGCAACAGTGATGGACAAGTTTGCGGAGCATGATGTAGCGAGTTTGTGTTTGCTCGACCCGGCCTCGCCGGACAAGCCTTTGGCGCTCATCACGCGGTCGAACGTGATCAAACGGTATCACGCGGCACTGGGCGAGTCGTAG
- a CDS encoding erythromycin esterase family protein, translated as MISGFNALGLWYVLLLGAALGVVAPIAQAGQLPEDPPDQTLLGPVARLMSIHPEHADNSDLEPIARAIGQARIVVLAQASPDDGAALWAMTRLTRFLIRQHGFSVVAFEAGLYDCRVMNFQFAAGTDPIIAAPQGLSDSLARSGFTSNLWRDTWRSYLTPRPIELCGFSPEFSGLRTARQLPRDLLDFLGSIEPHPLSRDQRRTYLTALERLNEAVQADDHAQVVRVWEHLNQLRSVLYANREALQAATSELEFAWWDRIVTDAVSNAQALMRLAGDDSLVNRRAAIQRRMGEHFVWLATEVYPGRRIIVWADSLTAVRGIDEITTNPMPTSNVPLVSAGQAWHKALGDDLYVLTLTTAGGSRGSIRGDATMVPVPSADTLEARFAGLNWPFLFADLRTTDPREPGWEWLDQPQRSGMLGLGADVGLPSNATARAMWRLHMDGVLFLRSAWPNSFEGRSPEGESHTVQSE; from the coding sequence ATGATTTCCGGCTTTAACGCTCTAGGTCTGTGGTACGTCTTGCTGCTTGGTGCGGCTCTGGGGGTGGTTGCGCCCATCGCCCAGGCCGGCCAACTGCCCGAGGATCCACCTGACCAAACCCTTCTAGGCCCGGTCGCGAGGCTGATGTCCATTCACCCCGAGCATGCCGACAACTCTGACCTTGAGCCAATCGCACGGGCAATCGGGCAGGCGCGGATCGTGGTTCTTGCCCAGGCGTCGCCCGATGATGGTGCCGCTTTGTGGGCCATGACACGGTTGACCCGCTTTCTCATCCGGCAACATGGTTTCAGCGTGGTGGCGTTTGAAGCGGGTCTGTACGACTGTCGTGTGATGAACTTCCAGTTCGCTGCGGGAACGGACCCCATCATCGCTGCACCCCAGGGCCTTTCCGACTCACTGGCCCGCTCCGGGTTCACCAGCAATCTCTGGCGCGATACGTGGAGAAGTTATCTCACCCCTCGACCGATCGAGCTCTGTGGGTTCAGCCCCGAGTTCTCCGGCTTGCGCACTGCCCGCCAACTCCCCCGTGACCTGCTCGACTTCCTCGGCTCGATCGAGCCTCATCCGCTCAGCCGCGACCAACGGCGCACCTATCTGACCGCGCTCGAGCGCCTGAACGAAGCTGTCCAGGCCGATGACCACGCCCAGGTCGTCCGCGTGTGGGAACACCTCAATCAACTGCGCAGCGTTCTTTATGCCAACCGCGAAGCACTTCAAGCCGCGACGAGCGAGCTTGAGTTCGCGTGGTGGGACCGCATTGTCACCGATGCAGTGAGCAATGCGCAGGCCTTGATGCGCCTTGCGGGCGACGATTCACTCGTGAATCGGCGCGCTGCGATTCAGCGCCGGATGGGTGAGCATTTTGTGTGGCTGGCTACCGAGGTCTATCCAGGCCGCCGCATCATCGTCTGGGCCGATTCGCTAACGGCGGTGCGCGGGATCGATGAAATCACTACGAATCCGATGCCGACCAGCAACGTGCCTCTGGTTTCTGCCGGCCAGGCATGGCACAAAGCATTAGGAGATGATCTGTATGTGCTGACATTGACGACGGCCGGCGGATCGCGGGGCTCCATTCGAGGCGATGCCACAATGGTGCCAGTGCCGTCCGCCGACACGCTAGAGGCACGTTTTGCAGGCTTGAATTGGCCCTTTCTGTTCGCCGATCTTCGGACGACCGACCCGCGCGAGCCGGGGTGGGAGTGGCTCGATCAGCCCCAGCGTTCGGGTATGCTCGGGCTTGGGGCCGACGTTGGGCTCCCTTCAAACGCGACCGCCCGCGCCATGTGGCGCCTTCACATGGACGGCGTGCTTTTCCTTCGCTCGGCGTGGCCCAACAGTTTCGAGGGTCGATCGCCCGAGGGCGAGTCGCATACCGTGCAGTCGGAATGA
- the der gene encoding ribosome biogenesis GTPase Der → MPVPRVAIVGRPNVGKSSLLNMLAGERVAIVDPTPGVTRDRVSVIVELDSPDGRGPIKPIELTDTGGYGVYVAQDGRYDETGQDLSTLTKDIEFQIREAVSNADLILFAVDAQAGPTSADEEIATMLREQRLGSTGGGQVNVRVVATKVDGPKWEAHAYELAALGFGDPLMCSAKSNYFRRDLIDQLYELVEYSEEREPEVDLKLAIVGKRNSGKSTLVNRLAGEDRVIVSEIAGTTRDAIDVHFELGGRSFLVIDTAGLRRKKSFQGPIEWYAFDRSKRAIDRSDVVLLMIDATADVSQVDEQLAQLVVESYKPVLIVVNKWDLVEGRAGPHGQKIGVEDYEKYIRRELRGLSFAPIAFMSAKDGLNVRGVLELAFDLNAQAQTRVSTGELNRVVQHIIEKQGPTNKFGHHGRVLFAAQVRTGPPTLVLVVNRPVLFDSQYERFLMNRLREELPFAEIPIRVIYRSRRRAEEAAAREAKKAGGRRGKGHMHPTDDTVLGFDADAIDLEALISEQPDDPDAYFDDAPSES, encoded by the coding sequence ATGCCCGTACCCCGTGTCGCCATCGTCGGTCGCCCGAATGTCGGGAAGAGTTCGCTGCTCAACATGCTCGCTGGCGAGCGCGTGGCGATCGTTGACCCGACACCCGGCGTGACACGTGACCGCGTGTCGGTGATTGTCGAACTTGACAGCCCCGACGGTCGCGGACCAATCAAACCCATCGAACTGACCGACACAGGCGGCTACGGGGTGTATGTGGCCCAGGATGGACGCTACGACGAAACCGGGCAGGATCTGTCAACCCTGACCAAGGACATCGAGTTTCAGATTCGCGAAGCGGTGTCGAATGCGGACCTGATCCTTTTTGCGGTCGATGCGCAGGCCGGGCCGACGAGCGCCGATGAAGAGATCGCTACAATGCTGCGCGAGCAGCGCCTCGGCAGCACGGGCGGCGGGCAAGTGAATGTCCGCGTGGTGGCGACCAAGGTTGACGGCCCGAAGTGGGAAGCGCACGCGTACGAACTGGCAGCGCTGGGCTTTGGCGATCCGCTGATGTGCTCAGCCAAGAGCAATTATTTTCGGCGCGACCTGATCGACCAGTTGTATGAACTCGTCGAGTACAGCGAGGAACGCGAGCCGGAGGTCGATCTCAAACTTGCGATCGTCGGCAAGCGCAACAGCGGCAAAAGTACGCTGGTGAATCGTCTCGCGGGTGAAGACCGTGTGATCGTCTCGGAAATTGCCGGCACGACGCGCGACGCGATCGATGTGCACTTCGAGCTCGGCGGGCGGTCGTTTCTGGTGATCGATACCGCAGGCCTGAGGCGCAAGAAGAGTTTTCAGGGTCCGATCGAGTGGTACGCCTTTGATCGCTCGAAGCGCGCGATCGACCGGTCGGACGTGGTGCTGCTGATGATCGACGCGACAGCCGATGTGAGTCAGGTTGATGAGCAGTTGGCGCAGTTGGTTGTCGAGTCATACAAGCCGGTCCTGATTGTGGTGAACAAGTGGGATCTGGTCGAGGGTCGCGCCGGGCCTCACGGGCAGAAAATCGGCGTGGAAGATTACGAGAAGTACATCCGGCGTGAACTGCGCGGGCTGAGCTTTGCGCCCATCGCGTTCATGTCGGCCAAGGATGGGCTCAATGTGCGAGGCGTGCTAGAGCTGGCCTTTGACCTCAATGCTCAGGCTCAGACGCGCGTCTCGACCGGCGAACTCAATCGCGTAGTGCAGCACATCATCGAGAAGCAAGGCCCAACCAACAAGTTCGGCCATCATGGTCGCGTGCTTTTTGCAGCTCAAGTGCGGACGGGCCCGCCGACGCTGGTGCTGGTGGTGAATCGCCCTGTGCTTTTTGACAGCCAGTACGAGCGGTTTCTGATGAATCGTTTGCGTGAGGAGTTGCCGTTTGCCGAGATCCCGATCCGGGTGATCTATCGAAGTCGTCGGCGGGCAGAAGAGGCGGCCGCGCGTGAAGCCAAGAAGGCCGGCGGGCGTCGGGGCAAGGGTCACATGCACCCGACCGACGACACCGTTCTCGGATTTGACGCGGATGCGATTGATCTGGAAGCACTGATTTCCGAACAACCCGATGATCCGGATGCGTACTTCGACGATGCACCCTCCGAATCATGA
- the miaA gene encoding tRNA (adenosine(37)-N6)-dimethylallyltransferase MiaA produces the protein MTRVRPLIPVIIGPTAGGKTALAVACAHKLSAATDCPAHIISADSVQIYRGMDIGSAKPTAAERQGIPHHLIDIVDPEDAFTVHDWLAKADELIEELQRGGICPVVVGGTHLYIKALVDGLFQGPTPDPALREELNLRPLSTLRHTLEQVDPESAARIHPADQRRTVRALEVYIQSGVPISTLRQQWDRQHPRRDDLLLLGLDWPTEQINSRINFRAKEMMGLGFLEEVRELLPRMGIQARQAIGYAQLSAHLRGESTLEDALELIKVETRRFAKNQRTWLKRLSANSSFRWVPGASVESEETAQDIVRQCLAT, from the coding sequence ATGACGCGCGTTCGACCACTGATCCCGGTCATCATCGGTCCAACGGCAGGCGGCAAAACCGCTCTGGCAGTCGCGTGCGCGCACAAACTCTCCGCAGCCACCGACTGCCCGGCGCACATCATCAGTGCCGACTCTGTTCAAATCTATCGAGGGATGGACATCGGCTCAGCAAAGCCAACCGCGGCCGAGAGACAAGGAATTCCTCATCACCTCATCGACATCGTGGACCCCGAGGACGCCTTCACAGTTCACGACTGGTTGGCCAAGGCCGACGAACTGATCGAAGAATTGCAGCGCGGTGGAATCTGCCCGGTTGTGGTCGGTGGAACGCACCTCTACATCAAGGCGCTCGTGGATGGGCTCTTCCAAGGTCCGACACCTGACCCCGCCTTGCGCGAAGAACTCAACCTCCGCCCCCTGAGCACACTGAGGCACACACTCGAACAGGTTGACCCGGAATCTGCAGCCCGCATCCACCCCGCCGACCAGCGTCGAACTGTGCGCGCACTCGAGGTCTATATCCAGAGCGGGGTACCTATCTCCACGTTGCGACAGCAGTGGGACCGCCAGCACCCGCGCCGCGACGATCTGCTGCTCCTGGGGCTCGATTGGCCGACCGAGCAGATCAACAGCCGGATCAATTTTCGAGCGAAAGAAATGATGGGCCTTGGGTTCCTTGAAGAGGTCCGTGAACTCCTGCCTCGCATGGGGATTCAAGCCCGGCAGGCGATCGGGTACGCCCAATTGTCAGCCCACCTCCGCGGCGAATCCACGCTCGAAGACGCTCTCGAACTGATCAAAGTCGAAACCCGGCGATTTGCCAAGAACCAACGCACCTGGTTGAAACGGCTTTCGGCAAATTCCTCGTTCAGGTGGGTTCCTGGCGCGTCGGTTGAAAGCGAAGAAACAGCGCAAGATATTGTCAGACAATGTCTTGCAACCTGA
- a CDS encoding topoisomerase DNA-binding C4 zinc finger domain-containing protein, which yields MAKRTTTTRNKPQAKRGSRQSYKAGDAAGKSLVIVESPSKAKTINKYLGSDFVVLASIGHVRDLPSKAPKGDKSPVPGVNLEKQFAPTYEILDGKEDVIRDLKKAAKDAREVWFATDLDREGEAIAWHLAQVLGIAPKDAKRVVFAAITKNEIERAFHNPHPIDVDRVNAQQARRILDRIVGYQVSPLLWKKVARGLSAGRVQSVAVRLVVEREQEIRAFVPDEYYQIEGNFALSAALAESLGPKWKKFAGQVDEKGNGPTKKKQNAWLSDHEAIHAELVEVGGSKFEIGQKGKDESDAGSKFDKSQTCDLTGEVARVLELCGGKSIEVQTEEDTEGKGPARWKRRISVEIDPKVPYRIRSIETKQTTTRPSAPFITSTLQQAASSRLGYGAQKTMRAAQALYEGVEIPGEGPVGLITYMRTDSTHIAGEALNAVREHIGKTYGKDYLPEKPNFFGSSNKAAQEAHEAIRPSSLAYPPSRVKNALRDDQFKLYELIWNRFVACQMTSAQWESTAFLIEGGTDPKQPAVFRATGRRLIFDGFYRVAGVPTGDDVVLPKLEEGRAVSPFALDAEQKFTSPPSRYSEASLIKVLESEGIGRPSTYASIIQVIQDRRYVEQISRAFYATDLGEVVTEKLKEAFPNLMDVGYTREMETQLDKIEEEHLDWIDMLTKFYGEFKASLARAHEELQHAKAEIQPSPYDCPTCGSSLVYRFGKNGRFLSCSKYPECSYASPCDRQGRPRTAEFVNVRCPKTGRPMVRKTGRFGPFLTTILESGEEQSVGIILNIDKKGHVTAPSQPPLVTEMPCEKCGSPLNLRDGARGPWLGCSAFPKCRGRGKWAELPEKQREALGRELEQHATAHPIPIITTLDGRALTDAKGKPVKDAPTVDQLVLEEDPRQASGKRGSAA from the coding sequence ATGGCAAAGCGAACGACGACAACAAGGAATAAACCCCAAGCCAAGCGTGGAAGTCGGCAGTCCTACAAGGCTGGCGACGCTGCGGGGAAGTCCCTCGTCATCGTCGAGAGCCCGAGCAAGGCCAAGACCATCAACAAGTATCTTGGCAGCGACTTTGTGGTGCTTGCAAGTATCGGGCATGTGCGCGATTTGCCTTCGAAGGCACCCAAGGGCGACAAGTCACCGGTACCGGGGGTGAACCTGGAGAAGCAGTTCGCACCGACGTATGAAATCCTTGATGGCAAGGAAGATGTGATCCGCGATCTGAAGAAGGCTGCGAAGGACGCCCGCGAGGTCTGGTTCGCAACGGACCTTGACCGCGAGGGTGAAGCGATTGCATGGCACCTGGCGCAGGTGCTCGGCATCGCGCCCAAGGACGCCAAGCGGGTGGTGTTTGCAGCCATCACAAAGAATGAAATAGAGAGGGCGTTCCACAATCCGCACCCGATTGATGTGGATCGTGTCAACGCCCAGCAGGCGAGGCGGATTCTGGATCGGATTGTGGGGTATCAGGTCAGTCCGCTGCTATGGAAAAAGGTGGCCCGAGGCCTGAGTGCGGGTCGAGTGCAGTCCGTGGCCGTGCGACTGGTCGTCGAACGCGAGCAGGAGATCCGGGCGTTCGTGCCCGATGAGTACTACCAGATCGAGGGGAATTTTGCGCTGTCGGCTGCGCTCGCTGAATCGCTCGGGCCCAAGTGGAAGAAGTTTGCCGGGCAGGTGGACGAGAAGGGCAATGGCCCGACGAAGAAGAAGCAGAACGCCTGGCTCAGCGATCACGAGGCGATCCACGCTGAACTGGTCGAAGTCGGAGGCTCAAAGTTCGAGATCGGGCAGAAAGGCAAAGACGAAAGCGATGCCGGATCGAAGTTTGACAAGTCTCAGACGTGTGATTTGACAGGCGAAGTCGCGCGTGTGCTCGAGCTCTGTGGCGGGAAGTCGATCGAGGTCCAGACAGAGGAAGACACGGAAGGCAAGGGCCCGGCGCGGTGGAAGCGGAGAATCTCGGTCGAGATTGACCCGAAGGTGCCGTACCGTATCCGGTCGATTGAGACCAAGCAGACGACGACACGCCCGAGCGCGCCGTTCATCACATCAACGCTTCAGCAGGCGGCTTCGAGTCGTCTGGGGTATGGGGCGCAGAAGACGATGCGTGCGGCGCAGGCGCTGTACGAGGGTGTCGAGATCCCTGGCGAGGGTCCGGTGGGTCTGATTACGTACATGCGTACGGATTCGACGCATATTGCGGGCGAGGCGCTCAATGCTGTGCGTGAGCACATCGGCAAGACGTATGGCAAGGACTATCTGCCGGAGAAGCCCAACTTCTTTGGTTCATCGAACAAGGCGGCGCAGGAGGCGCACGAAGCGATTCGCCCGTCATCTCTGGCGTATCCGCCCAGCAGAGTCAAGAACGCGCTGCGTGATGACCAGTTCAAACTGTATGAGTTGATCTGGAACCGGTTCGTGGCGTGCCAGATGACCAGCGCGCAGTGGGAATCGACGGCGTTTCTGATTGAAGGCGGAACGGACCCGAAGCAACCGGCAGTGTTCCGGGCGACCGGGCGAAGGCTGATCTTCGACGGGTTTTATCGCGTCGCCGGCGTGCCGACGGGTGATGACGTGGTGCTTCCGAAACTTGAGGAAGGGCGGGCTGTCAGTCCGTTTGCGCTCGATGCCGAGCAGAAGTTCACGAGTCCGCCTTCGCGCTATTCGGAGGCGAGCCTGATCAAAGTGCTCGAATCGGAGGGCATCGGGCGGCCTTCGACGTATGCGTCGATCATTCAGGTGATTCAGGATCGTCGATACGTCGAGCAGATCAGCCGTGCGTTTTATGCGACGGATCTGGGCGAGGTGGTGACGGAGAAACTCAAGGAAGCGTTCCCGAATCTGATGGATGTCGGCTATACGCGCGAGATGGAGACACAACTGGACAAGATCGAGGAGGAGCACCTCGACTGGATCGACATGCTGACGAAGTTCTATGGCGAGTTCAAGGCGAGTTTGGCACGAGCGCACGAGGAGTTGCAACATGCCAAGGCCGAGATTCAGCCTTCGCCGTATGACTGCCCGACATGCGGGAGTTCGCTGGTATACCGCTTCGGGAAGAACGGGCGATTCCTGAGTTGTTCGAAGTATCCGGAGTGTTCGTACGCGAGTCCGTGCGACAGGCAGGGCCGTCCTCGAACAGCGGAGTTTGTGAATGTGCGCTGCCCGAAGACGGGCCGTCCGATGGTGCGCAAGACGGGTCGGTTCGGGCCTTTCCTGACGACGATTCTGGAGAGTGGCGAAGAGCAGAGCGTCGGGATTATTCTGAATATTGACAAGAAAGGGCATGTGACGGCTCCGTCGCAGCCGCCTCTGGTGACGGAGATGCCATGCGAGAAGTGCGGCAGCCCGCTGAATCTGCGGGATGGCGCGCGGGGGCCGTGGCTTGGGTGCAGCGCGTTTCCGAAGTGTCGGGGGCGCGGCAAGTGGGCGGAGTTGCCCGAAAAGCAACGGGAGGCACTGGGGCGTGAACTCGAGCAGCACGCCACGGCGCATCCGATTCCGATCATCACGACGCTTGACGGGCGTGCGCTGACCGACGCCAAGGGCAAGCCGGTCAAGGACGCGCCGACGGTCGATCAATTGGTACTCGAGGAAGACCCGAGGCAGGCGTCAGGCAAGCGAGGGTCGGCAGCGTAG